From Nitratidesulfovibrio vulgaris str. Hildenborough, a single genomic window includes:
- a CDS encoding LytR/AlgR family response regulator transcription factor, translated as MTRLSTLLVHPDPMLRHRLRAMLEPVDFLRVLGEAAGAEEALALLNALPYGAVFLGISLAEGPDGMEVARRLMGNRDHPALIFIADDESRAFEAFELDATDYLIFPCAADRFDRTLMRLRQFRTHFRLAPAPGSRWREQPQAAPEELPPPAMDDLPPPGTEEGPPFETLQLPLAEDEQDTLISALGEAVDYSQRVRPVELDKLAVSVDGKTLLIPYGEIAFVEAYEDYSYVHTADDKYLTSYRLKNLEGRLRPHRFFRVHRKYLVNLDMVTELAAVSGGNCLLRTAGRTRIELPISRRRLGELKQILGL; from the coding sequence ATGACACGCCTTTCAACGCTCCTGGTGCATCCCGACCCCATGCTGCGGCACCGCCTGCGTGCCATGCTGGAACCCGTGGACTTCCTGCGCGTCCTCGGTGAGGCCGCAGGGGCCGAAGAGGCCTTGGCGCTGCTCAATGCGCTACCCTACGGGGCTGTGTTTCTCGGCATCTCCCTAGCAGAAGGCCCCGACGGCATGGAAGTGGCACGACGACTCATGGGCAACCGTGACCACCCGGCCCTCATCTTCATCGCCGACGATGAATCGCGCGCCTTCGAAGCCTTTGAACTCGACGCCACCGACTATCTCATCTTCCCGTGCGCGGCTGACAGGTTCGACCGCACCCTCATGCGACTGCGACAATTCCGCACGCATTTCCGCCTTGCCCCGGCACCGGGGTCGCGCTGGCGCGAACAACCGCAAGCGGCCCCCGAAGAACTGCCGCCCCCTGCCATGGACGACCTGCCCCCGCCCGGCACGGAAGAGGGCCCTCCCTTCGAGACCTTGCAGCTTCCCCTTGCAGAGGACGAACAGGACACCCTCATCTCCGCACTGGGTGAGGCGGTGGACTACAGCCAGCGCGTCCGGCCAGTCGAACTGGACAAACTCGCCGTGAGCGTCGACGGCAAGACGCTGCTCATCCCCTACGGCGAAATCGCCTTCGTGGAAGCCTATGAGGACTACAGCTACGTGCACACCGCTGACGACAAGTACCTCACCAGCTACCGCCTCAAGAACCTCGAAGGGCGGCTGCGTCCGCACCGCTTCTTCCGTGTGCACCGCAAATATCTGGTGAATCTGGACATGGTCACCGAACTGGCGGCCGTGAGCGGCGGCAACTGCCTGCTGCGCACGGCGGGCCGTACCCGCATAGAACTGCCCATCAGCCGACGCAGGCTGGGCGAACTCAAGCAGATACTGGGGCTGTAG